Genomic segment of Gilliamella apis:
CTATCCATATGTATCCTAACACTAAACTGACTAGATTAATTCTAGGGTTTATTATCTGTGTATTTAAAAAAATCAATAGCTAAAAAAGCATATGCTTTACCCTTTAGTTATCGCTTTTAGATTGTTATCTTTATGATAATTTACGCTATAACTTGATTAAGACGAATAACCGTGACCTTTATTATGAATAGTATTGATGCCTTTAATAGCACAACATTAACCCAACTTGATTTTTCACATAAGCAATCTATTAATCATAGTGAACAAAATTTTATGGCTGAATTAAAAATGGCATTAGATAAAATCAGTCAAACACAAATAGACGCTAGCCAGCAAGCCAAAGCATTTGAGATGGGTGAAGCCAATATCGCATTAAATGAGGTGATGGTTAGCATGCAAAAGTCTTCAGTTTCTTTACAATTTGGTATTCAAGTTCGCAATAAATTAGTCGCAGCATATCAAGAAATTATGAATATGAATGTTTAAACCTTTATCGGATGGTTACTTATCGACTAGATGATAATATTTTGGTTTAAAAAATAGTATTAATTAATCACCAATTTTTATCCTAAATTGGTTTAACCTCACCACTATTGTTATTACAACGACTATCGAGATACTCGCTATAAGATTATTTTTGAAGTTAAAAATGCTTTAGTTATTGCGAAGTGAGCTAGTCACCAGTACAAGCAAAGTGTATACATTAACGATGTAAAATTAAGCAAAAAAAGTTTGCGGAGTGGGGTTTTTGGCAGATAAAAATAGCTAAAAAACCCCGTTCCTCAATTATTTTTATTCTTTTTTTTAACTACTCTGTGAATAATCTAAACTAAATTGGCGATTGTTTGGTAGCTATCTATTTTGGCTTGATAATCAACCTGCTCACCAATTAATTGGCTTAATTCATTATGTCGAAGATGGATTAATTGCTTTAATTGCTCATGATAACTAAGAATATTATTGATATACATTTGAAGAATATCTTGTTGTGATAATGGTATATTATCAATAGTAGTTAACCCATTTTTGAGTTGAATATCACGTGCTAACTGCTGATATTTAGTTTGCCAACTAATTAATAATTCCCAATTTTCTTGTTGTGCATTAATTAGCATTTGCTCAACAACATAATTAAGTTGCTCGTATTGTTCTAGTACTAGACTCGTATTCAATGTTGCTACATCCATAACTATGCTATCTCACGCCAAGCTTGGGCAATATTATTAAGCAGATCAAAACAAGTTTGCAGTATTTGTGTATCATTATGTAGATTAGCGAAAACCAGTTGTTGACTGATATATTGATATAACTGATCTAAATTTTCAGCAATTTCACCGCCTTGATCTAGATCAAGGCAACTTTTAAGCCCATTATCAATGATATTGATAGCTTTAGAAATGGCTTTTCCTTTACCAGCAATATTACCCTTTTGTATATATAACTCAGCTAAGCGAATAGCATTTAATGCGCCATCAAATAACAAAACAATAAGCTGATGAGGTGAAGCCTGACTAACGCTGGTTTCTAAATTAACTTGTTTATAAGCTTGAGATCCCATTTTATACATTGTTATGCCTTATTTTTTCAAATTCGCCATCATTTCAAATTGGGTGGTAAGATAATTACTCATACCATTTAATTCATTGATTAAGATATCTAGTTTTGTGAATTGTACCCGATAACGCTCGATAGTTTGGTCAATAGAGTTATTAACTTGGTCATAGCGTTTATCTAATGATTTTAAGGTAGAATTTAAACCGTTAGTTGCCGTATCAATCATGCCGTCGCTATCAATAAAGCTACTTACTTTGGCAAAGACTTCGTTGGCAATGCCAGTTGTTTCACCATCACCAGTAAATAAAATGGCGACTGCTTCACTGTTTTCTTTAAGGTTTTTTTCTAATTCGTTTTCTTTAATTACCAGCTTGCCATTACTATCCATATTGATACCAATTTGTGCTAATACCGATAATTCTCCTGTTTGACCTTTAGAAAATATAGAGCGAATACTTTGATCAATATTACGTAGAGTTGAATCACCAATCAGTGGGCCATTACTATTATTTAATTCATCTGAATTGGCATCACCAGCGGTAAATTGCGTTAAGCTTGATATGGTTGATTGTAATTGATTAAAGGCATCAACCCACTCTTTAAGGGCTTCTTGAGCTTTGTCATTGTCAGCGCTGATGGTTAAATTTTGCGCTGTTGTAGTGACTGCTTTTAATGTGATATCGACACCAGGAATAACCTCTTTAACGGTATTTGATGAGCTATTAATCGTTATACCATTAAAGCTAAATTTAGCATCTTGCGCTTTAGCTACTTCACTCATAGCTGATGAATCAGCTTGATTAGCATTAAAACCAATTAGTGAATTAAGTTTATCATCATCGGATGAAATAGAGGTAATGGCTTGTTGTTCACCGGTTTCTTTCGATGTGATAACCAGTTGATAGCTATCAGTTCCAGAACGGACAATAGTGGCATTTACCGTTGTGTCACTGGTTGAACCATCTTCATTAATCACCTTAGCTTGATTGATTGCATTGGCTATTGATTCGAGCGATGTGTCATCTTTGCCTAACGTGATATTTAATTTTTGGCCATTAGCTTGTTCTATTGTGAGGGTACGGGTTTCATTATCATTACCTAAAGCTGATGTTTTATCATTTATAGCATTCGTGGCAACACTATGTGCAGTGGCAAGTTGTTCGACGCTAACTGCATAATTACCTAATTGGGCCTTGCTATTTACATTAGTGGTAAAATAGTTGTCATTACCAGATGCAAAACGCGCTTGAAACAGCTCTTTTTTTTGCAGTTTTGCTGTTGCGCTGTTGAATGTTGATAATGCACTTTTTAATTTACCAAAACCGCTTATTTTATTATTAACTGCTTTTTGTTGGGCTTTTATCGGTGTAAGACGATTTTTCTCAACGGCTTCTAATTGATCTAATACTTCATTTAAATCAATACCAGAACCAATTCCTAATATACTCATTGCCATGATTGATTATCCTAATATAAATTCTTTCATCCCTTGTTTTATCGACCAATACCGTAAAAAGTTTAGCTGTTTTTAGTTTTTTATCTTTACTAATAAATAAGTCGGTTTTGGCAATGAGAATATTGATAATCAGTTTTATCTATTAAAAAATGAGTTAGTTATCTCAATCAATAGTGTTGTTAGCTGTCCTTTATGTTGCCTAACATTAAAATTGTGTAGTGAAACTTCCAATATCATTACTATTGATTGATTAGAAAATATATTGCCATGAATTAAATTGGGACAAGCTTAAGCTTTGTTGCCACAAATTTTTATTAAAGAAGGCTATCAACCAGTCGATTCAGCGATACATAACTTTGATTACTATACATATAAATATCTATGATGCCCTTTAATCATGTTCATCAAACAACTTAGTTATTCCGCTTTATTTAACCTCAATAAATAAAAATTCAAAAAAATATTAAAGTTTCCTTTTTTAATACCGATAACTAAACCATCAGCATATATATTGAATTGTTTTTCAATATCTCGTTGATCTAACTAATCATATTAAAGGAGATAAAAATGGCACAAGTAATTAATACTAATACTATGTCTTTAATGGCAAGAAACAACCTTAATCATTCTCAAAGCGTGCTTGGAACTGCAATTGAGCGTCTATCATCTGGTATGCGTATCAACAGTGCTAAAGACGATGCCGCTGGTCAAGCAATCGCTAACCGTTTTTCTTCTAGTATTCGTGGTTTAACTCAAGCTGCACGTAATGCCAATGACGGTATTTCAATTGCACAAACTACAGAAGGTGCATTAAACGAAATCAATAATAACGTACAACGTATTCGTGAATTAACTGTTCAAGCAGCAAACGGTACTAACTCTGAAAGCGATCTTGTATCAATCCAAAATGAAATCGATCAACGTTTACAAGAGATCGACCGTGTATCAGCACAAACCGACTTCAATGGTACTAAAGTATTATCAGAAGACAAAACACTGAACATTCAAGTTGGTGCAAATGATGGTGAAATCATTGCTATCAATTTAAAACAAATTGACAGTGATAAATTAGGTTTATCTGGTTTTAATGTATCTGATGCGCCAACCGCAGATCCATTAAAAACAATCGATGAAGCATTATCAAAAATTGATGAATTACGTGGTGAAGCTTGGTGCGGTACAAAATCGTTTTGAATCAACCGTAACTAACATCAATAATACTGTAAATAACTTAAGTTCAGCACGTAGCCGTATTGAAGATGCAGATTATGCTGAAGAAGTATCAAATATGACTCGTGGTCAAATCTTACAACAAGCAGGTACTTCAGTATTAGCACAAGCTAACCAAGTACCACAATC
This window contains:
- the fliE gene encoding flagellar hook-basal body complex protein FliE produces the protein MNSIDAFNSTTLTQLDFSHKQSINHSEQNFMAELKMALDKISQTQIDASQQAKAFEMGEANIALNEVMVSMQKSSVSLQFGIQVRNKLVAAYQEIMNMNV
- the fliT gene encoding flagellar protein FliT; translation: MNTSLVLEQYEQLNYVVEQMLINAQQENWELLISWQTKYQQLARDIQLKNGLTTIDNIPLSQQDILQMYINNILSYHEQLKQLIHLRHNELSQLIGEQVDYQAKIDSYQTIANLV
- the fliS gene encoding flagellar export chaperone FliS; the encoded protein is MYKMGSQAYKQVNLETSVSQASPHQLIVLLFDGALNAIRLAELYIQKGNIAGKGKAISKAINIIDNGLKSCLDLDQGGEIAENLDQLYQYISQQLVFANLHNDTQILQTCFDLLNNIAQAWREIA
- the fliD gene encoding flagellar filament capping protein FliD produces the protein MAMSILGIGSGIDLNEVLDQLEAVEKNRLTPIKAQQKAVNNKISGFGKLKSALSTFNSATAKLQKKELFQARFASGNDNYFTTNVNSKAQLGNYAVSVEQLATAHSVATNAINDKTSALGNDNETRTLTIEQANGQKLNITLGKDDTSLESIANAINQAKVINEDGSTSDTTVNATIVRSGTDSYQLVITSKETGEQQAITSISSDDDKLNSLIGFNANQADSSAMSEVAKAQDAKFSFNGITINSSSNTVKEVIPGVDITLKAVTTTAQNLTISADNDKAQEALKEWVDAFNQLQSTISSLTQFTAGDANSDELNNSNGPLIGDSTLRNIDQSIRSIFSKGQTGELSVLAQIGINMDSNGKLVIKENELEKNLKENSEAVAILFTGDGETTGIANEVFAKVSSFIDSDGMIDTATNGLNSTLKSLDKRYDQVNNSIDQTIERYRVQFTKLDILINELNGMSNYLTTQFEMMANLKK
- a CDS encoding flagellin; its protein translation is MKLGAVQNRFESTVTNINNTVNNLSSARSRIEDADYAEEVSNMTRGQILQQAGTSVLAQANQVPQSVLSLLQ